DNA from Gemmatimonadota bacterium:
CTCCATCCTCGAAGCATTTGACCTCGTCGCCCGGTATTCCGACAAAAAAATGCAATACACCTACACCGACCAGAACCGCGAAGGCGATCACATCTGCTATTACAGCGACCTTCGCAAAATGAAATCGCACTACCCCAACTGGGACATCACAAAAACCCTCGAAGACACCTTTGCCGAAATTGTCGCAAGCTGGCAGAAACGACTCATATAAACGGAGAACCTTATTATGAAAATCCATGTCTATGCCGCTCACGGAGGCGTACAGGAAAGTCTGTTGCGCGAATGGGTCGCGCGCGGCCATGAAATCTACCTCACCGAAGGCTTTGGAAAATGGGAAGAAAAACATGCTGCGGTACCCGAAGGGGTAAAACGCGAATGGCCGAAAAATCCCGATGTCTTATGGGTCGGCACAACACAGGATGTGGGATCCGCCTTGCTGTACAAATGGAAAAAACTCCGTCCCAGTATTCCCATCGTACTCACCCACTGGTGGGTACCATCAATCAAGCGATTTGCGGGGACCGTGTACAAATTCGCACACCAGGTCAGCGTATGCGAATGGGGTCGCGAATATCTCCTGAAACACCATAACATGGACTCCGCAGTCATGTATTGCTCCGTAGATCCGGACATCTTCACCTTAAGAGAAGAAGACCCCGACCCCAAGCGCGTCTTATGCGTGGGCAATCACTTTGCATCGCGCGACATCATGGGATGGGAATACCTGGAACCCATCATACACAAAGTCTATGAACAAGACCCCGAAGTGCATTTCGAATTCTTAGGCGTCAATCCAGAAATTGACCCCAACAACTACCCCAATGTTTCCAAACGCGCCGTCCTCCAAAACGAAATGCCCGACTACCAGGCCAGAGCGCGGTGCGTCGTAATCACCACAACCTTCAACCTCATCCCACATTCGCTATTGGGCGCAATGGCATTGGGACGCAATGTTGTCGCATTTGATCTCCCGTCCCTGCGCGAAGTCATCGAACACGAAAAAAGCGGGTACCTCATCCCGCGTTACGATATTGACGCCTTTGCCGAACAAATTCTCCAACTCACCAGCACACCTGTCAATCCAGAAATAGGCCGCAGAGCACGCGAAAACGCATTGGGCAAATCCGACCACCGGCTCGTGGCATCGCAGTATGAAGCATTTTTCGAGAAAATTATATAAACGATGACTGAGCGCACGACAAAAGAGGATTCATATCTTGTCTATACCAGCGACAATTTTAATCGGATCATTGCCTCCCCCTCTCACTGGACAAACCATTGCATTTCAGATGGTCTGCGAGGGATTTCAAGAGCGCGCGTTGCCATATAAGGTGATCAACCTCAGCGGAGGAAAACACACAAGGCCAGAGGGCGGCTTCACTCTAAGGCGGTTAATACAACTTCTCAACCCCTTCTTCAGAGCACTTATCCTTTTATTCGGTCAAAA
Protein-coding regions in this window:
- a CDS encoding glycosyltransferase family 4 protein: MKIHVYAAHGGVQESLLREWVARGHEIYLTEGFGKWEEKHAAVPEGVKREWPKNPDVLWVGTTQDVGSALLYKWKKLRPSIPIVLTHWWVPSIKRFAGTVYKFAHQVSVCEWGREYLLKHHNMDSAVMYCSVDPDIFTLREEDPDPKRVLCVGNHFASRDIMGWEYLEPIIHKVYEQDPEVHFEFLGVNPEIDPNNYPNVSKRAVLQNEMPDYQARARCVVITTTFNLIPHSLLGAMALGRNVVAFDLPSLREVIEHEKSGYLIPRYDIDAFAEQILQLTSTPVNPEIGRRARENALGKSDHRLVASQYEAFFEKII